A DNA window from Hordeum vulgare subsp. vulgare chromosome 1H, MorexV3_pseudomolecules_assembly, whole genome shotgun sequence contains the following coding sequences:
- the LOC123413044 gene encoding putative serine/threonine-protein kinase-like protein CCR3 yields MTRAQPTPQLAAALLLLPLLLLAPVEVTASTLAVAGGSAVCGVAADNGTVYCVAAYNSSASPVAPYLVFSQVSGGAGFLCGVGAVPGGGGGVPALFCWPPAAPGQLRRVYRGPDLLLDVAVGADHVAAYDGQARGIRWWRGGSGAFPTDLVQGAFGSLVSGDGFTCAMDAGSAVRCWGTRGSAVQAAFANASLSSLAAGGSRACGVVSATGAVLCSGAGAGVLPQSGLEPHGLAVGDSHACGLRRNNHTAVCWSLAGPTPTVYYPAYGTEFVFLVAGGNLTCGLVTANFTVLCWSSSSTSSAAYNEAVMVALPAVLPGSCVPDGSSCQCGVFPRSAELCTTARAGGGVICNRVCPPPPPPPAAPASPPESPASKRVSKVWIAFAVVGAVGVFAGICSIIYCFVFGFCSHKRIHNSVQPNIASNAPAAAVDNAGGVVVGAGAAASPYGSPNGSRARGLFRRQLSRAMTRQRSGPSSFNFKEHTEEYTFAQLATATNGFAPEAKIGAGSFGTVYRGKLADGREVAIKRGEASGPMARKFQEKESAFRSELAFLSRLHHKHLVGLVGYCDEKEERLLVYEYMKNGALYDHLHPKGGGADADAIAASPVASSWKLRIKILLDASRGIEYLHSYAVPPIIHRDIKSSNILLDGGWVARVSDFGLSLMGPPEAEEAGGAQQHLSMKAAGTMGYMDPEYYGLHHLTVKSDVYGFGVVMLETLTGKRAIFKEAEGGGPVSVVDYAQPSIVAGELGKVLDGRAPEPSPHEAEAVELVAYTAVHCVRLEGKDRPAMADIVANLETAFALCEGSAGGSRGGAGGGTAGGGFGNSSSSASLSMTSMELSGRLAE; encoded by the coding sequence ATGACCCGCGCGCAGCCCACACCCCAGCTCGCCGCGGCGCTCCTCTtgctgccgctgctgctgctcGCGCCCGTGGAGGTAACCGCCTCCACGCTCGCCGTAGCGGGGGGCTCCGCCGtctgcggcgtggccgccgacaacGGCACCGTCTACTGCGTCGCGGCCTACAACTCATCGGCCTCGCCCGTCGCGCCGTACCTCGTGTTCTCGCAGGTCTCGGGCGGCGCGGGGTTCCTCTGCGGCGTCGGCGCGgtcccagggggcggcggtggcgtcccCGCGCTCTTCTGCTGGCCGCCGGCGGCCCCGGGGCAGCTCAGGCGGGTGTACAGGGGGCCCGACCTGCTCCTGGACGTCGCCGTCGGGGCCGACCACGTCGCGGCGTACGACGGGCAGGCGCGCGGGATCCGATGGTGGAGGGGCGGTTCTGGGGCGTTCCCGACGGACCTGGTGCAGGGCGCGTTCGGGTCCCTCGTCTCCGGCGACGGCTTCACCTGCGCGATGGACGCCGGCTCCGCGGTCCGGTGCTGGGGGACGCGGGGTAGCGCCGTGCAGGCGGCCTTCGCGAACGCGTCCCTGTCGTCCCTCGCCGCGGGGGGCTCCCGCGCGTGCGGCGTGGTGTCGGCCACCGGCGCCGTGCTCTGCTCCGGCGCGGGCGCGGGCGTGCTCCCGCAGAGCGGCCTCGAGCCCCACGGGCTCGCCGTCGGCGACTCCCACGCCTGCGGGCTCCGCCGGAACAACCACACCGCGGTGTGCTGGAGCCTCGCGGGGCCGACGCCTACCGTCTACTACCCGGCctacgggacggagttcgtgttcCTCGTCGCCGGCGGCAACCTGACGTGCGGCCTCGTCACCGCCAACTTCACCGTCCTGTGCTGGTCCTCGTCGTCGACCTCGTCGGCGGCGTACAACGAGGCGGTCATGGTGGCGCTGCCCGCGGTTCTCCCTGGCTCGTGCGTCCCCGACGGCTCCTCGTGCCAATGCGGCGTCTTCCCGCGCTCCGCGGAGCTCTGCACGACCGCGCGCGCGGGCGGCGGCGTGATCTGCAATAGGGTGtgcccgccgccaccgccgccgcctgctGCACCCGCGTCGCCTCCCGAGTCACCGGCTTCAAAGCGAGTGTCCAAAGTCTGGATCGCGTTCGCCGTCGTCGGCGCGGTGGGCGTCTTCGCGGGCATCTGCTCCATCATCTACTGCTTCGTCTTCGGCTTCTGCAGCCACAAGAGGATCCATAACTCTGTCCAGCCCAACATCGCCAGCAACGCCCCCGCTGCGGCGGTGGATAACGCCGGCGGCGTCGTCGTCGGAGCCGGCGCCGCGGCGAGCCCCTACGGCTCGCCGAACGGGTCACGGGCGCGCGGCCTCTTCCGGCGGCAGCTGTCCCGCGCCATGACGCGGCAGCGCAGCGGGCCGTCGTCCTtcaacttcaaggagcacaccgaGGAGTACACGTTCGCGCAGCTGGCGACGGCGACGAACGGCTTCGCGCCGGAGGCCAAGATCGGGGCGGGGAGCTTCGGCACGGTGTACCGCGGCAAGCTCGCCGACGGGCGCGAGGTGGCCATCAAGCGCGGCGAGGCATCGGGGCCAATGGCGCGCAAGTTCCAGGAGAAGGAGAGCGCTTTCCGGTCGGAGCTGGCCTTCCTCTCCCGCCTCCACCACAAGCACCTCGTTGGCCTCGTCGGCTACTGCGATGAGAAGGAGGAGCGGCTGCTGGTGTACGAGTACATGAAGAACGGCGCGCTGTATGACCACCTCCACCCCAAGGGCGGCGGAGCCGACGCCGACGCCATCGCGGCGTCGCCGGTGGCGTCGTCTTGGAAGCTGCGCATCAAGATCCTGCTGGACGCGTCGCGGGGCATCGAGTACCTGCACTCGTACGCCGTGCCGCCGATCATCCACCGCGACATCAAGTCGTCCAACATCCTGCTGGACGGCGGGTGGGTGGCGCGCGTGTCGGACTTCGGGCTGTCGCTGATGGGCCCGccggaggcggaggaggcgggCGGCGCGCAGCAGCACCTGTCCATGAAGGCCGCCGGCACGATGGGGTACATGGACCCGGAGTACTACGGCCTGCACCACCTCACCGTGAAGAGCGACGTGTACGGCTTCGGCGTGGTGATGCTGGAGACGCTCACCGGGAAGCGCGCCATATTCAAGGAGGCCGAGGGCGGGGGGCCCGTGAGCGTGGTGGACTACGCGCAGCCGAGCATCGTCGCCGGGGAGCTCGGCAAGGTGCTGGACGGGCGCGCGCCGGAGCCCTCGCCGCACGAGGCCGAGGCCGTTGAGCTGGTGGCGTACACGGCCGTGCACTGCGTGCGGCTCGAGGGCAAGGACCGGCCGGCGATGGCCGACATCGTGGCCAACCTGGAGACGGCGTTCGCGCTTTGCGAGGGCAGCGCGGGCGGCagccgcggcggcgccggcgggggCACCGCCGGCGGCGGGTTCGGCAACAGCTCGTCCAGCGCCAGCCTCTCCATGACGTCCATGGAGCTGTCGGGCAGGCTCGCGGAGTAG